Genomic window (Culex pipiens pallens isolate TS chromosome 3, TS_CPP_V2, whole genome shotgun sequence):
ctaTATTTAGCATTTCTTATAACTATAACGTATAATAAAATGCAACGCAATTTTTGGATAAGTCTTCTAGGTAAACATTTACGTATGAAAAGTGTTCATTATTGTGCATAATTTGCTTAATTCTAGCTAATTGAACAGATGCCACAAAGTCTCTCAACTACATCAGTGTGTGCGTTATTTGGTTAGGTGAGTATCCCAgtgtgtatttttgtaaactttttcaATGTAATAACATTTGCAAATTAATATATTGGTTTCCTTTGTACGCGCCTCAAGCTACATGCTACTCCGAATTGTACAACCGAATCACTAAAATGTGATGACTTAAACTGGCCAATTACGATTCGTAATTTATACTTTTATGTGTTAAATTTAATCAATGTAAAACCCGCCGTCGCAGCTTACCCACTAGAATCCCTGTCGGTGTGAAAAGtgtatttgtgaaatttcttaTTTATAACGCTAATACCAGTTTGATATGCCTTGTTTTTCAACCAATCGTGATCTGTTGGTTAGAGGTTTGACCTGTTAACTTTAAAGTTGGTTTTGCTTATTTCAACAATACTGTCTAAGTACTTTTACAATCTAAAACATTTTGTATGAATGGGTTTTGTAAAAAGATAATTACTACAGATAACCCAGCCGAACCATGTCCCGGCAAACGCCGGTCATGCGCTTGATGTAGGCCGGATTTTTCAGCATGTCTTTCGCGTACTTGTCCAGGTCGACTAGTTCCGACGTTTGCAGAATGGCGGAAATGTCCGGCAGGTCCTTTTCCACGCAGCACGTGCTGTGCAGCGTCATCAGGGccattcctaaaaaaaaaacaagaagaaacATGGTTATTCAAATTGATCGCACAGTGGAGACGCACGGTGCCTTACCGAATCCGAAGCGGGAAAACTTTTTCAGGTGCTTCTGGAGCGTCTCGAACGGGAACAGCCGATGGCCATCGCTGCCGAGTTCGTCGATTCGCTCGACCAGCGTCTCGTGGTACTTTCGCAGAAGCTCCGGAAGGCGTCGCCGCAGTTCGGTGTCCGTGCAGCAAAAGATAAAGTAGGACAGGTCGATGACCGGTGTGCCACACCGGGATACCTGCCAGTCCAGGAACTTGAGCTCCTTCGGGTGTTGTTTAGACTACAAAGAAGACATTTAAGCTTACTCATAGGATCTATGCGACGCAACTCACCTTTTGTCGGTACAAAATGTTGCTGATCCAGCAGTCTCCGTGGCAAATCACTCCGTCCTCCCGATTCTCCACGCAGTCCACCATCGACGGACCGTACTCGTCGCGGAAGCGCGCCAACCTCCTGGTGACCGCCTCGTCCCCCTTGGCCGGACTGTGCTCCAAAGTTCGCATCGCGTAATCCAACTGCCGCTTCAGAAAGCCCTCGAACGAGTTGTGCAGCGGCGCCACGAAGATCGTCTCCTGCAGTTGGCCAACGATCTTGTCGAAAATGTCCGGCGCCTGGTCCTTCATGGCGAACGAAATGGCGTGAAACTCCGCCAACCGGACCAAAATCCCGGCCACGTGCTCGTACCCCAGCGGTTCGGTTCGCTCAAAGTTGCGGAAGCCCTGCGCGGCCAAATCCTCCTGCAGGACAAACTCCTGGCCCTCGGTGCACTCCGACGCGATGACCGTGGGGTAGTGCGTGAACGAGCGGGACGGTTTGAGGCCGCGGGTTTGTTGGAACTTCTCGAACGTTGGCAGCACGATGTCGAAGATGTACTTTTCGCGCTGAAAGTGCGCCGAGCTGTTGTAGAGACTGCGCCGCAGCTGGCTCGTCGGGGCCACCTTGGCGATGACGCTGATCGTCTTTGGCAGGGTCGTGATGGGACTGTTGCGAGAtgagataaaaatatgtttgaaaaatttcagtaCAATTTTAATTGCTCTTAAAATGATTGTTCGAGTGTTTAAATTGTTGTTCCGTTTCGTCCCAGTTAACGGTACGGTATTATTTGCCCTAAGAAGCCTCATTTCCGATGCTTTTGAtgagcaaaatttgttttaaaatttattcgcTAGCTTGGGAGTTATGTTGAGTTGAGtacattatttatttaatctttTAAGGCCATTGCAATCTAAATTTCAAGTCCACGCCACCCTTCAATATTTCCCAATAAATCGTGGTGCAAAATCGTGGTGTAAAATCAATTATAAATTATCTAGAATACAATTTATATATTACgctttttcatgcattttttttttaacaaataacaactttttaattttttcaaaaactttgaaagtTGGGCCCACAAATCGGTGAAATACGTAAAAGGTTAAGATAAacacattttcataaattcaatgttattttttcaaatgcactatagtagcataactgttattatgtgaaaatcattttgtgatacttttagtTTCCCTTTCCTCAACCTTGACCacagccgagggacaaaattttaaattaaatttgtactagcatgaaggtttaaaaaaaaattctctaatTTATAaactaagttttaaaatgcaaatatttttttctgatttgcaATAAGTTTTGTAAGGGCCttttgcaaagttgtaggtataggtAAGGACAggtagagaaaaaaaagatacactgaccatacattttttctgaaaattttaaatttagactTGTTTCAAAGGATCAAATAAGGCGTTTTTTCAGCTATGATCTAAGAAGGGTGAAATTTGTTGGAAGTGTcgccatttttttattaaagaaatcataatttaaaaaaaacttaaaacattttttaaaatctcgTTATTTTTAGATTAGAGATTTTCTAATTGGATTTGAAATCAAGATGGGAATCTATTAATTTGGATAAAAAACACtcgaagtttgttttttttagaaaattttgcagctttcAGGGTTTTCTCACTGAGGTAAGATTATATTCGTGCTCTAAATATGAACTTTTCATgaaaagctcgtagacccaccttcatgcatAACTTATTGAAAAGTAAACAAAAGTgccgattagggtggtccaaatccgggcttactcgaagctaccccctgaaatcaaagattgacctatcactaggctaaattctaaatttactaaggctttggaccaccctagtgccCGTGGTTGCCCTAGTCTGAACATATGATTTTCGAAAAGGTTCTCACCCAAATTTTACTCAACTTTAGAAAGACGATATCTCACCAACCTTTTGATCCTATTTGCAAAGTAAAATAAATGCAACTTTGGTGATATTTTTATCTTTCTATTTGGATAATTCAAGACCAGCATTTGATGAAGGCATTATTTTGCATTTGAAGCCCTTTCCAAATaatagtttcaaatttaaaaatttcgatgattttttttatcaaggaaataaaaaaaaatgcaggtattttatttattttttaacacttgAAATACGATCAAAAGTTGCGGAGATATCGGCATTTTGTCGTGATCGGGATATCTGGTCGCACGTCGCTTtatgacgttccgagaaaaacatgTCTAAATGTTTAACatttaagaaacaaaaaacaggaGCTGGAATATAAATAATACCAAAAACTACTTTAGTTTTTGtcccaaaaattggttgaagttggttgccggagtccaaAGTTATAAttgaaatgtttacggtagtcgggcagtcacatgtaaaaattgtcacttgttttgaataatattttttgcaattccgtcgtgaaactacttccttttcctgtcattcttgaacgacgaaatagcctacttttctgtaccaaaaataacagaatcgaatagcaactcttttcaaaataaatgctgaaaagttctacttttcagcactgaaatgggtgctgaaaagttgaacttttcagcacttgtttcgaaaagtaacacttttcaacatttttttgatttaaacgatttattgacaaaatacatgaaaatttgacttaaaatttcactcaatggatatttttcggaattgcaaaaaatgttttatggaactcgttgcaaaacttgattttttcagcactcttcgtatttatccaactcggtgaacctcgttggataaatgtacgactcgtgctgaaaaaatccactttttgcaacatgttgcataaactactaatgTTAAACATTATGTTCAAAATTCTGCCttattcgagattttttttaagaattggaAAAAGCTATAATTTCTGTTAGTCtgaatttaatgttttcattttttgaaacattcaacATATTTTATAACGGTTCCTAGCATGCTGAATATGAATATCGAtccagaaaaatgcattttagattatttttagtTGATTGGacctctattttcattaaaaatttgattttttttgataaaaaagttttttaccaATTTAGAAGGGGGTTGTGGGCGACAGAAACTTTTTGCtgtaaaattcactaaaactcaactttttttaatcaactaaaacatattgaaaataattataaacgcagggctatgcatttcaaattctacagtttttttaataggtcctataaacatatgaaacacaacagGGAAAATCTAcctattttaagcctaataagcggtcgtgtttgaatgatgctggataatctggagtgttccttgaaatttactaaaaccaagtacaccgagtagagcaactttttgtgaacatttctgtttattttcacttttactaaaagttattcttttccttttacaagcatttaaaaaaaatatttcccaaaatgTATTCTTATCAGACGAGAATCCATTTTTCTATGTTCGgctgagttctttttttttccagcgctcttttgtgtCTGCCTAGTGCAGCCATTTGTgacgaaattttaagcgaacacacatgaaaagtagcatttatagagaaagtttcctggcatcactggctcactccaacaggcgctgctgcaCGGAgcaaaaagagttcccaaaatcgtgaacaagcgttcatgaaaatgggaaccacgaacaaagtgttcaaatttcatggtacgtttttcaaaatcgtaccatgggatttgaacactttgttcgaggttcccattttcatgaacgcttgttcacgattttgggaactcttttttctccgtgtggtggagttggtggccaccctttcttctttatttgccttcgcttctcgctcggttttcttcagccttcgattggaatgggtcgtcaaaattcaaacgtcaaaagacttggcgcgtttgtttttttttatggcgcttgctaattatttacatgtttcgggattatttttcaagtgagtgactaagtaacggtcaaaagaacatgtagccggtagttggaagcaatttcatatcttgaGGGCTTTGacatcgttagcgcaagtgaaaagatattgatggcggctttcgttaagcagttaacctctcatcttgcatgtggatgtgtgtgccaccaaaatgatgagaaatggtctcgcaaaatagtaattatgatcaaaagtgcattaaatttgatctttttggccagtaagtggcataaatttgcgtgcttactcgaggcggtgctgctGCCTAGGGGAAATaagcccattttaagcctaataagcggtcttgtttgaatgatgctggataatctggagtgttccttgaaattcagtaaaaccaagtacaccaacgagtagagcaactttttgtgaacatttctgtttattttcatttttattaaaagttatgctattccttttacaagcattttaaaaaaaatatttcaaagacgcattctaatcagttgtgtgcattgggccacgcccatttttgtattttcagcttagttctttttttcttccaacgttcgtttgggtctgcttcgtgctgccaaaatttatgaaattttgagcgaacactcacgaaaagtagcatttatacagaaagtttcctggcaacaccacaagcgctgctggtggtgttggtggccaccctttgttctttatttgccttcgcttctcccTCGGTTTCTTCAGGCTTCGCTTGGAATGGGTCATCaagattgaaacgtcaaaagacttggcgcgtttgttttttttttatggcgcttgctaattatttacatgtttcgggattatttttcaagtgagtgactaagtaatgggcaaaagaacatgtagccggtagttggaagcaattttatatcttaagcgctttgaaatcgttagcgcaagtgaaaagatattgatggcgactttcgttaagcagttaatttctgatcttgcgtgtggatgtgtgtgccaccaaaatgatgagaaatggtctcgcaaaatagaaattatgatcgaaagtgcattaaatttgatctttttggccagtaagtggcatacatttgcgtgcttactcgaggcggtgctgttgctggtaagtttacagcctaaatagtatttttggagctttaatcgagcatcaaactcttcatatgacgaagataggtgtttgattagaaagggtatatttcccctaaatagcatttttggagctttaatcgagcatcatactctccatatgacgaagataggtgtttgattagaaagggtataattCCCCTAGCTTATAAGatcttaaaaaactctagaattgttttcATCTGATTTCACTTATAATTACGTTGTTATATTGAAGTTtgcttaacatatttttttgcccctgatttttcggaacggaattatagaatttacaaaacatgtaggaggaaaaaaatctgttttgctagttatttaaaaaatccaaaacattcTACCACTTCCTCACTTCAAGGTCCATGCACTCAATAATATTAAGTAGGTTAACATAACTAGCAAAACTAGCACTTCGGCAAACCCCTAAAGTCAGCATATCGTTACCgctcattaaaaaaaagcagcaaaacaaaacaaataaacagtTGCAGCGTGGCTAAAACAAAAAGTGCATTTCCCATTCAAGATATCGAATTACCAAAAACACCAAACGTGGCGGCGGTGGCGTCTCGTGGGGggcatcaaatttcaaaaaaccttGCCGAGTTCAGTTGTGTGTATCAATGGACAAGTGCGGTCTAGgtggtcatttttttttcctgctgaTCGGTCAGTTTTAGGGGGCCCTATTTTGGGTGGCTACTTTTACAAGTTGgcaaattttttaagtttgatgTTTGCAAACAGCTTGTTTGtgtttgaatgttttatttgtACCGTGCAGGAAGCATTTATAGCAAACGCGTGTGCGTGGTTGTTTTTaaatgtgtactttttttttaaagaaaatttgctGAGGATGACTAAGAAATATGCATGGGAAAATGGGCAAGAGTATTGAACTTTGCTCAGCAAAGTTGTTTGGTTATGTTTATTCAATTTGAACAACTTTAATCTACCACAaaataactttcattttttatataaaagtttaactttttcatGGAGTCACATGGTATTTAATTAGTTTGAGAAATTTGAAGTATTAAACTGTTTCGAACAGCAGTTAGTCCAGGTCAAGTCATTAAACCCACCAAAATAAGCCAGTCACTAGGTGGTGTTGACTGAGGCAAACGGTTTAAGTCAGCTGGGCCGCGTCACCAACAAGCCACGAGCGCGGGAGAAACTTAATTTCGCTTAGTATAGGTCAGTACCGTGGAAGCCGCTAAATCGAGATACTTATCAGAGATCTTCATCCCGGTCGTCGTCATGGTAGCACCCCACCCTGCGTTCGCACAGTAACGTTATCATGGAGGTTCTTATTTCAGAATGTTATCAAGGTTTAATTTAAGACAAAATTAATGAATTAACATGCCTCTCCATTGAATcaataaagttttcaaatttcagtGGAGAAGCGTGATAGTTTACGCTTTTAAATAACCTTAAAagttgttgttattttaaccTCATTGAATAACCCCCACTTCAAAATATCGCACCCCAAAATTTCCATACCACTTGTCCGTCCACGTGATCCGGTTTCCAAAACCCTGTCGAATTGGTCAAATTGGCACCGTATTAATCGCACACGCATACGCACTTAATTGCAACAACCTGACTGACTGACTCGCGCCGGGGTtggttggaaagtttttttttcaggtgaCTCTGGTCACGTCGGTCGAATTCGGCAAAAGAGTTCATTGACCGGCGGCGAGCGCTCCTCAGGTATTGAGACTAGGTTGAACCTTTCTTTTGGCTGATTCAATAGGCATCATCACGTACTTCTTTTTGGAAGTGCAGTGCAAGGCACGTAGGGTTAAGTAACCACCCAGAAACATTGGGAGAAATTGATGGATTGGACAGCtgaaattttacagaaaatctcaataaaatcaattaaaaattatgcgcACCCACCTTTATCTATGAGGGGTAAGGGTTAAtataaattcataattttatttattggcaccAAATTCGCTAAAATTCAACTCTggcgattggagcgtgttcaaagagcccaaatctatcatacctcgaagaaactgaagcgtttactgacatcaacttcaaaattgtCGAGTTGTGAAATAAATCTTTTATCTAACTCCAAGATGCAGTAAAACAAATCGACCACTACAGTAGAATAATCCAATTGCAATGCAACGTGGAAAATAAGCAGCATGTGACCGGGCAATAAATGCCCCCAAAAtatcatacacacacacacacacacccgtcTGGGGAAAAAGTGGGTTTCCAGAGCTTTGAGCAGCACACTCCGTACACGACCATCGATTATGTTTTCGATGCAGTCAAAACAATTGACCTGCTGCATGGAGAGAAAGAAAGT
Coding sequences:
- the LOC120430396 gene encoding uncharacterized protein LOC120430396, whose amino-acid sequence is MVPNAVTMSVLPRNVIVAIKDHGAAKGLREAKFDVSSGSRNGDSYSGDVYRIVISPDGDDLDDCRNNNSDDPITTLPKTISVIAKVAPTSQLRRSLYNSSAHFQREKYIFDIVLPTFEKFQQTRGLKPSRSFTHYPTVIASECTEGQEFVLQEDLAAQGFRNFERTEPLGYEHVAGILVRLAEFHAISFAMKDQAPDIFDKIVGQLQETIFVAPLHNSFEGFLKRQLDYAMRTLEHSPAKGDEAVTRRLARFRDEYGPSMVDCVENREDGVICHGDCWISNILYRQKSKQHPKELKFLDWQVSRCGTPVIDLSYFIFCCTDTELRRRLPELLRKYHETLVERIDELGSDGHRLFPFETLQKHLKKFSRFGFGMALMTLHSTCCVEKDLPDISAILQTSELVDLDKYAKDMLKNPAYIKRMTGVCRDMVRLGYL